In Triticum aestivum cultivar Chinese Spring chromosome 5B, IWGSC CS RefSeq v2.1, whole genome shotgun sequence, the following proteins share a genomic window:
- the LOC123113296 gene encoding pentatricopeptide repeat-containing protein At3g22670, mitochondrial has translation MQRCCRVIVSQPPVLRPHQGNRAASWFCTAGFELPEWFRNPKKDGDSFDDDDHDEFVLPIRSNPVEERIHGGSSKPLSIRPEAASHEDAEFEADFDEASRILTSCFASPEAIVIAMDCCPVRVSDRMVDKILRRFGSDWVAAFGFFMWAGAQEGYCHSADSYNSMVDILGKFKQFDLMWGLITQMDEIGGLVSLATMTKVMRRLAGASRWTDAIDAFNKMDRFGVVKDTTAMNVLLDTLCKERSVKRARGAFQELRGSVPPDESSFNTLVHGWCKARMMNEARDTMKEMEEHGFKPSVITYTSLIEAYCMEKDFQTAYAILNEMRSKGCPPNVITYTIVMHALGKDGRTQEALDIFDKVRCDGCAPDASFYNSLIYILSRAGRLEDANSIVDKMSSTGVPPTVATFNTLISAACDHSQAENALKMLVRMEEQSCKPDIKTYTPLLKLCCKRQWIKVLRFLICHMFRKDITPDFSTYTLLVTWLCRNGKPAQSCLFLEEMVLKGFTPKKETFDLVTEKLDKANLHSAKKKIQLLTLRAAAVKHTGSPYLNKDGAAGQHSDILSSAYGYEP, from the coding sequence ATGCAGCGATGCTGCCGGGTCATTGTGTCGCAGCCGCCTGTGCTCCGGCCACATCAAGGGAACCGCGCCGCGTCATGGTTCTGCACTGCAGGCTTCGAGCTGCCTGAATGGTTCAGGAACCCAAAGAAGGACGGGGACTCCtttgatgatgatgaccatgacGAATTTGTGCTCCCGATCAGGTCCAATCCCGTGGAGGAACGTATCCATGGAGGCAGCTCCAAGCCTCTGTCGATCCGCCCCGAGGCTGCTTCCCACGAGGACGCCGAGTTCGAGGCTGATTTCGACGAAGCCAGCAGGATCCTGACCTCTTGCTTTGCGTCTCCGGAGGCCATCGTGATAGCCATGGACTGCTGCCCTGTCAGGGTATCAGACCGCATGGTCGACAAGATCCTAAGGAGGTTTGGCAGCGATTGGGTGGCTGCGTTCGGGTTCTTTATGTGGGCCGGTGCTCAGGAAGGCTACTGCCACTCTGCTGATTCATACAACTCGATGGTTGACATACTAGGAAAGTTCAAGCAGTTTGATTTGATGTGGGGCTTGATCACTCAGATGGATGAGATTGGTGGTTTGGTGTCGCTGGCAACGATGACAAAGGTGATGAGGAGGCTCGCTGGGGCCAGCCGGTGGACCGATGCCATAGATGCCTTCAACAAAATGGACCGGTTTGGTGTTGTGAAAGACACCACAGCTATGAATGTGCTCCTAGACACGCTGTGCAAGGAGAGGAGCGTGAAGCGTGCGAGAGGTGCGTTCCAAGAGTTGAGGGGATCGGTACCTCCCGACGAGAGTAGTTTCAACACGTTGGTCCATGGGTGGTGCAAGGCGAGGATGATGAACGAAGCCCGTGATACGATGAAGGAGATGGAGGAACATGGCTTCAAGCCTTCAGTGATAACTTACACCAGCCTGATAGAAGCATACTGCATGGAGAAAGATTTTCAGACGGCTTACGCCATCCTAAACGAGATGCGTTCGAAAGGATGCCCTCCAAATGTTATCACATACACGATCGTGATGCACGCTCTAGGGAAGGATGGAAGAACGCAAGAAGCTTTGGATATATTTGACAAGGTGAGGTGCGATGGTTGTGCCCCAGACGCTTCCTTCTACAACTCTCTCATCTACATACTCAGCAGAGCAGGGAGACTGGAGGATGCAAACTCCATCGTCGATAAGATGTCCAGCACTGGAGTTCCCCCCACTGTTGCTACCTTCAACACCCTAATTTCTGCTGCCTGTGACCACTCCCAGGCAGAGAATGCCCTGAAGATGCTGGTTAGGATGGAGGAGCAGTCATGCAAGCCTGACATCAAGACGTACACCCCATTGCTGAAGCTGTGCTGCAAAAGGCAATGGATAAAGGTACTTCGGTTCCTCATATGCCACATGTTTAGAAAGGACATCACTCCTGATTTCAGCACCTATACCTTGTTGGTAACCTGGCTGTGCCGAAACGGGAAGCCCGCCCAGTCTTGCCTGTTTTTGGAGGAGATGGTGCTGAAGGGTTTTACGCCGAAGAAAGAAACGTTTGATCTTGTGACAGAGAAGCTTGATAAGGCGAATCTCCATTCAGCAAAGAAAAAGATTCAACTTCTCACCCTGCGGGCAGCTGCTGTGAAGCACACTGGTTCCCCTTATTTGAACAAGGATGGTGCTGCTGGACAGCATAGTGACATACTGTCAAGCGCTTATGGCTACGAACCTTAG
- the LOC123113295 gene encoding ATP-dependent RNA helicase SUV3, mitochondrial, whose protein sequence is MAVAALLRRGALSSSCRHDVYIRCLLSDSDLHPLVNSANLRFWRGNHNSGKFDFTDMTHPHLWYPNAREKKRNVFLHVGPTNSGKTHNALKRLEASSSGVYCGPLRLLAREVAERLNKASVPCNLTTGQEREEIEGAKHSSVTVEMADVTTEYQCAVIDEIQMVGCRTRGCSFTRALLGLCSDELHVCGDPAVVPIVQRLLEATDDVVTIQYYERLSPLVPLKSTLGSFSNIKAGDCMVTFSRREIYKLKKKIEMAGKHLCSVVYGSLPPETRTKQATMFNDDASDLNVLVASDAIGMGLNLNISRIIFSTLKKFDGICTRELTVPEIKQIAGRAGRYGSKFPVGEVTCLDAEDLPLLHSSLKSPSPIIERAGLFPTFDLLSVYSRLHGTDFLHPILERFLDKAKLSPDYFIADCEDMLKVAAIVDELPLALHDKYVFCQSPVDVRDDISIQGLTQFAENYAKKGTVRLKEIFTPGTLRVPTTHNQLQELESVHKVLELYVWLSYRFDDSFPDRELAASQKSICSMLIEEYLERSGWQPQGQRRFLHTPRKLRQEYDASQLRGYFREIDERSK, encoded by the exons ATGGCGGTTGCCGCGCTCCTGCGCCGGGGGGCGCTCTCGTCGTCGTGCCGCCATG ATGTTTATATCCGTTGCCTTCTCTCCGATTCTGATCTACATCCGTTGGTCAATTCTGCCAATTTGAGATTTTGGAGGGGCAACCACAACTCTGGGAAGTTTGATTTCACTGATATGAC GCATCCTCATTTATGGTATCCAAATGCCCGAGAAAAGAAGCGCAATGTATTTTTGCACGTTGGTCCTACAAACAGTGGGAAAACACATAATGCTCTCAAACGATTAGAAGCAAGCTCTTCAG GTGTGTACTGTGGACCTCTAAGATTGTTAGCACGGGAGGTAGCAGAAAGATTAAACAAAGCTAGTGTCCCCTGTAACTTGACTACTGGACAAGAAAGGGAAGAAATTGAAGGTGCAAAGCATAGCTCAGTGACCGTTGAGATGGCTGATGTGACGACTGAGTATCAATGCGCTGTTATTGATGAAATTCAG ATGGTTGGCTGTAGAACAAGGGGTTGTTCATTTACACGTGCACTTCTGGGGCTTTGTTCAGATGAGCTTCATGTTTGTGGTGACCCAGCTGTTGTCCCTATTGTTCAGCGATTGCTTGAAGCTACTGATGATGTGGTTACG ATTCAATATTATGAGAGACTATCTCCTTTGGTTCCTTTGAAGTCTACACTTGGATCTTTCTCAAACATCAAGGCAGGGGATTGCATGGTAACGTTCTCACGGCGCGAGATATATAAGCTTAAG AAAAAAATTGAAATGGCGGGAAAACATCTTTGCTCTGTAGTCTATGGCTCATTACCACCAGAAACTCGAACGAAACAG GCGACAATGTTCAATGATGACGCCAGTGACCTTAATGTGCTAGTGGCTAGCGATGCTATTGGAATGGGTCTTAATCTGAACATTTCTAGAATTATTTTCTCTACACTGAAGAAGTTTGATGGTATCTGCACCAGGGAACTGACTGTCCCTGAGATCAAACAGATTGCTG GCAGAGCTGGGAGATATGGGTCTAAATTCCCAGTTGGCGAAGTGACCTGTTTAGACGCTGAAGATCTCCCGTTACTGCACTCATCCCTGAAGTCACCTTCTCCCATTATAGAG CGTGCTGGACTTTTTCCCACATTTGATTTATTGTCTGTGTATTCACGATTACATGGAACTGACTTTCTTCACCCTATATTG GAACGTTTCTTGGACAAGGCTAAACTGTCTCCGGACTATTTTATTGCCGATTGCGAAGATATGCTG AAAGTTGCTGCTATTGTTGATGAGTTGCCTCTTGCGTTGCATGATAAGTACGTCTTTTGTCAAAG TCCAGTGGATGTGAGGGATGATATATCTATTCAGGGATTAACACAG TTTGCAGAAAACTATGCAAAGAAAGGCACAGTTCGGCTTAAAGAAATATTTACACCTGGAACACTGCGGGTGCCTACAACACACAATCAACTCCAGGAGCTTGAATCTGTTCACAAG GTCCTAGAGTTGTATGTGTGGTTAAGCTACAGATTTGACGACTCTTTCCCAGATCGTGAATTGGCGGCTTCCCAAAAGTCAATATGCAGCAT GTTGATTGAAGAATACCTTGAGAGGTCAGGATGGCAGCCACAAGGACAAAGAAGGTTTTTGCATACTCCACGGAAATTGCGCCAAGAATATGATGCGTCACAATT GCGTGGGTATTTTCGAGAAATTGACGAAAGATCAAAATAG